In Deinococcus arcticus, a genomic segment contains:
- a CDS encoding tetratricopeptide repeat protein has protein sequence MTLTFRRAVEEARGPDEFAELLALLEQAGAAWALGPEATRWQWRCAANLPDGPGRIEAWVRGAAALEPFMQVYQAWALAKREHFDQAQAAAAQALAHPAELSLFERRLAYRTLARSRLMLGAGGWEKAAQEALRDLGGVSRGLTLLDLGAALSHRGREAQAMRLFSEALPLLERVPEHLDWGLNNMAMVCLRLGRLTEADTFFGRASRLKTPFARRALCGQAAARRALGEWARAASLYERAADLARTAEDEDDLRQALRGLGHTWRLAGQVPRALEPLQSAAVAVAADRQAGVSWVNVDLAAAYVNWPQRDADLDVAQIGDLLSRTGPLGQEDQGRATLVRAEVLRRTGQPDAACALLRTLPREPLWMREEAHAFADLFALLPEAERPPPLPRCAQLVVALRVMGVPDVRLGGRPLPLAPAPLVALCALVEAGGRLTTETLMDVLRPGGDSARTERQKGQRVSAVMRQLRSALGWEASVVSRGGAYHLDDTVRWTSDVLHALQRGERIEAYCTGIHLPWAAAREQQLILGGSDDWLDH, from the coding sequence TTGACGCTGACTTTTCGCCGAGCAGTGGAAGAAGCCCGTGGGCCGGACGAGTTTGCCGAACTGCTGGCGCTGCTGGAGCAGGCCGGCGCCGCCTGGGCGCTGGGGCCAGAGGCCACGCGGTGGCAGTGGCGGTGCGCCGCCAACCTGCCGGATGGGCCTGGGCGCATAGAGGCGTGGGTGCGCGGCGCCGCGGCCCTTGAGCCTTTTATGCAGGTGTACCAGGCCTGGGCCCTGGCCAAACGGGAGCACTTTGACCAGGCGCAGGCCGCAGCTGCACAGGCGCTGGCCCACCCGGCCGAGCTGTCCCTCTTCGAGCGCCGCCTGGCCTACCGGACGCTGGCCCGCTCGCGCCTGATGCTGGGCGCGGGCGGGTGGGAGAAAGCCGCGCAGGAGGCGCTGCGTGACCTGGGAGGCGTCAGCCGCGGCCTGACGCTGCTTGACCTGGGCGCGGCGCTGAGCCACCGGGGGCGGGAGGCCCAGGCCATGAGGCTGTTCAGTGAAGCGCTGCCCCTCCTGGAGCGCGTCCCCGAGCACCTGGACTGGGGACTGAACAATATGGCGATGGTGTGCCTGCGGTTGGGACGGCTGACCGAAGCCGACACCTTTTTTGGACGAGCGAGCCGCCTGAAGACGCCCTTTGCTCGCCGGGCGCTGTGCGGTCAGGCGGCCGCGCGGCGCGCGCTGGGCGAATGGGCCCGCGCCGCGTCGCTGTACGAGCGCGCCGCCGACCTGGCCCGCACCGCTGAAGACGAGGACGATCTGCGCCAGGCCCTGCGCGGGCTAGGGCACACCTGGCGCCTGGCCGGTCAGGTGCCGCGGGCGCTCGAGCCCTTGCAGAGCGCGGCCGTGGCGGTGGCCGCCGACCGGCAGGCTGGCGTGTCATGGGTGAACGTGGATCTGGCAGCGGCGTACGTGAACTGGCCCCAGCGAGACGCCGACCTGGACGTGGCCCAGATCGGCGATCTGCTGTCACGCACCGGACCCCTGGGCCAGGAAGACCAGGGCCGGGCCACCCTGGTCCGAGCCGAGGTTTTGCGACGGACCGGGCAGCCGGACGCCGCCTGCGCCCTGCTACGTACCCTGCCGCGCGAGCCGCTGTGGATGCGGGAAGAAGCGCACGCTTTCGCCGACCTGTTTGCGCTGCTGCCTGAAGCCGAGCGCCCCCCACCCCTGCCCCGCTGCGCGCAGCTGGTGGTGGCGCTGCGGGTGATGGGCGTGCCGGACGTGCGGCTGGGGGGCCGGCCCCTCCCTCTGGCGCCGGCCCCACTGGTGGCGCTGTGCGCGCTGGTGGAGGCCGGCGGCCGCCTGACCACAGAAACATTGATGGACGTACTGCGGCCCGGGGGTGACAGCGCGCGCACGGAGCGCCAGAAGGGGCAGCGGGTGTCGGCCGTCATGCGCCAGCTCCGCAGCGCCCTGGGCTGGGAAGCCAGCGTGGTCAGTCGGGGCGGCGCCTACCACCTCGACGACACAGTGCGGTGGACCTCCGACGTCCTGCACGCGCTGCAGCGGGGCGAGCGCATTGAGGCCTACTGCACCGGCATCCACCTCCCCTGGGCCGCGGCGCGGGAACAGCAGTTGATACTGGGCGGCTCAGATGATTGGCTGGATCACTAG
- a CDS encoding phage tail protein has translation MEPFIGEIQMFAGNFAPRGWALCNGQLLPIAQNTALFSLLGTTYGGDGRTTFALPNLQATSPMAPGTGPGLTPRTLGQQGGAASVTLLPQEMPPHTHAVNAFDVPGTSAVPTDRSLARSVNSNAYGPGTPGVTLAPQSLAPAGGSAPHNNLPPYLAVTFIIALQGIYPSRP, from the coding sequence ATGGAACCGTTTATCGGAGAGATTCAGATGTTCGCGGGCAACTTTGCGCCGCGCGGGTGGGCCCTGTGCAACGGGCAACTGCTGCCCATTGCGCAGAACACGGCCCTGTTTTCGCTGCTGGGGACCACTTACGGCGGCGACGGGCGCACCACCTTTGCCCTGCCCAACCTGCAGGCGACTTCACCCATGGCGCCGGGAACCGGCCCCGGGCTGACACCGCGCACCCTGGGCCAGCAGGGCGGCGCAGCCAGCGTGACCCTGCTCCCCCAGGAGATGCCGCCGCACACCCACGCCGTGAACGCCTTCGACGTACCGGGCACCAGCGCCGTGCCCACCGACCGCTCGCTGGCCCGCAGCGTGAACAGCAACGCGTATGGTCCCGGCACCCCGGGCGTCACCCTGGCACCCCAGAGTCTGGCCCCAGCGGGCGGCAGCGCGCCGCACAACAACCTGCCCCCTTATCTGGCCGTCACGTTCATCATTGCGCTTCAGGGCATCTACCCGTCGCGCCCCTGA
- a CDS encoding phage tail protein: MTPYLGEIRMFAGTFAPVGWALCEGQLLPISQYDALFVLIGTTYGGDGQSTFALPDMRGRLPAHVGTPAGGQPLALGQLTGTETVTVSAAQVPAHSHALQASTLTAPQGGGVSAGAFLAQPDGSELYVGSGRRPQTLAAAAVAASGGAQPHENLSPYLCVNFIIALEGIFPSRN; this comes from the coding sequence ATGACCCCCTACCTGGGTGAAATCCGCATGTTCGCCGGCACCTTTGCCCCCGTGGGCTGGGCGCTGTGCGAGGGCCAGCTGCTGCCCATTTCGCAGTACGACGCCCTGTTCGTCCTGATCGGCACCACCTACGGCGGCGACGGCCAGAGCACCTTCGCCCTGCCAGACATGCGTGGGCGCCTGCCGGCGCATGTGGGCACCCCCGCTGGTGGCCAGCCGCTGGCCCTGGGGCAGCTCACCGGTACCGAGACCGTGACCGTCAGCGCCGCGCAGGTGCCGGCCCACAGCCACGCCCTGCAGGCCAGCACCCTCACGGCCCCGCAGGGCGGCGGCGTCAGCGCCGGGGCCTTTCTGGCGCAGCCCGACGGCAGCGAGCTGTACGTGGGCAGCGGCCGGCGGCCCCAGACCCTGGCCGCCGCCGCCGTGGCGGCCAGTGGGGGCGCGCAGCCCCACGAGAACCTCTCGCCTTACCTGTGCGTGAACTTCATTATCGCCCTGGAAGGCATTTTTCCCTCCCGCAACTGA
- a CDS encoding phage tail protein: MDEPFIGTIQICALPFAPRGWATCDGQLLPINQNQALFSILGTTYGGNGQTNFALPDLRGRVPMHWGTQGGLPMNLGQAGGQATHTLTLAELPAHSHALGASASAGSTSLPAGALLASAPLYAAASSPLTALANTTVGSAGGSQPHPNLPPLSTLNFVIALVGIFPSRN; encoded by the coding sequence ATGGACGAACCCTTTATCGGCACCATTCAGATCTGCGCCCTGCCCTTTGCGCCGCGCGGCTGGGCCACCTGCGACGGCCAGCTGCTGCCCATCAACCAGAATCAGGCGCTGTTTTCCATTCTGGGCACCACCTACGGCGGCAACGGGCAAACCAACTTCGCCCTGCCCGACCTGCGCGGGCGCGTGCCCATGCACTGGGGCACGCAGGGCGGCCTACCCATGAACCTGGGCCAGGCGGGCGGTCAGGCGACGCACACCCTCACGCTGGCCGAGCTGCCCGCCCACAGCCACGCGCTGGGCGCCAGTGCCAGTGCGGGCAGCACCAGCCTGCCGGCAGGGGCCCTGCTGGCCAGCGCGCCCCTGTACGCCGCCGCCTCCAGCCCCCTGACAGCCCTGGCCAACACCACGGTGGGCAGCGCCGGGGGCAGCCAGCCCCACCCCAACCTGCCGCCCCTGTCCACCCTGAATTTCGTGATTGCCCTGGTGGGCATCTTCCCGTCCCGCAACTGA
- a CDS encoding VcbS: protein MRSLPFPALAPLSLALLLGACAAPQPAPPPTTSAPIAPAPGAEPAPTTPAPAPAHALTPLGTVEIAFSGLNDPEGFRAELVPQALTNVGGLQLEPLANSSFTVGTRGAGGMRYLYASFRVRNADAAGTAYPAARQNLTLVAASTASTIGETAISALQRFDGSAAPAGMAQSILPTHAMTLDRTSGADRLQPKAGSEDLQVFAEDEVAATPAGATRLFPYGYVVRRKNVSASRLLPGNPAAGQFDGVVTIAVKLPLQASSADDPFRFNMNFAVMDDSRTRVTESVEEQGAFSSAAARAGALGVNIPVMTLCGSTLNTGVTQFIGSATTAGNAARLAKIGGNIALKNVALAYTVPGHVQLSVPAGSGLAGAYSTYGGAALSFSGGSTRRGGAATVGAAGNFTFISKVGDGQPAVTDQLLYRVSDNQGCSGTDTTADVNVAGRVWFVNNSGSNGDGRQGTPFNTLAAAQTASAAGDHLYVARGTGTTGGQNSGLTLKTGQTLIGEGAALTVGGVTYIAAGAQNAQIGNSAGAGLTLAQNTVVRGLNISGTSSAVTGSNFGTLDLTAGTVGASAGPALNLTGGTLNATITALNSSASPGTGSLLTGVGGTLSVTGSGAAGSGGTLQGAAGEGLRIVPQNQTLTATLERLNVQNNGAEGVEVVTQNTETGRAVLTVRSSTFANNGLAAVRVDHAANSASRTVLSGNTVNNTTSAAGGFSINTTHTGAQTDEWLLSGNSLTLQPLSGGNSIGLSGVVAGAGTLRASAVNNTVNNFASHGLRFAALNNASRLHVTLTGNQTSTPVSTALEGALLQSGDGPATSAQLCASVTGNTLRSVSGIEGLYVWKVGSNTLQLQGFAGGSAQSFLASANPATVGIFVDGTPTGGTCETPAP, encoded by the coding sequence ATGCGTTCCCTGCCCTTTCCTGCCCTGGCGCCGCTCTCGCTGGCCCTGCTGCTGGGCGCCTGCGCGGCGCCCCAGCCGGCCCCGCCGCCGACCACTTCCGCGCCCATCGCCCCCGCACCCGGCGCCGAACCGGCCCCCACCACGCCGGCCCCAGCCCCCGCCCACGCCCTGACCCCGCTGGGCACCGTGGAAATCGCCTTTTCCGGCCTGAACGACCCCGAAGGCTTCCGGGCCGAACTCGTGCCCCAGGCGCTGACCAACGTGGGCGGCCTTCAGCTGGAGCCGCTGGCCAACAGTTCGTTCACCGTGGGCACGCGCGGCGCGGGCGGCATGCGCTACCTGTATGCCTCGTTCCGGGTGCGCAACGCCGACGCGGCGGGCACCGCCTACCCGGCGGCGCGGCAGAACCTCACGCTGGTGGCCGCCAGCACCGCCAGCACCATTGGCGAAACCGCCATCAGTGCCCTGCAGCGCTTCGACGGCAGCGCGGCGCCCGCCGGCATGGCCCAGAGCATCCTGCCCACCCACGCCATGACCCTGGACCGCACCAGCGGCGCTGACCGCCTGCAGCCCAAGGCCGGCAGCGAGGACCTGCAGGTGTTCGCCGAGGACGAGGTGGCCGCCACCCCAGCCGGGGCCACGCGCCTCTTTCCCTATGGCTACGTGGTGCGGCGCAAGAACGTGAGCGCCAGCCGCCTGCTGCCGGGCAACCCGGCCGCCGGGCAGTTCGACGGCGTGGTGACGATTGCCGTCAAGCTGCCGCTGCAGGCCAGCAGCGCGGACGATCCGTTCCGCTTCAACATGAATTTTGCGGTCATGGACGACAGCCGCACCCGCGTGACCGAGAGTGTGGAAGAGCAGGGCGCCTTCAGCAGCGCCGCCGCGCGGGCCGGGGCCCTGGGCGTGAACATCCCGGTCATGACCCTGTGCGGCAGCACGCTGAACACGGGCGTCACCCAGTTCATCGGCTCGGCCACCACGGCAGGCAACGCGGCGCGCCTGGCCAAAATTGGTGGGAATATTGCCCTGAAGAACGTGGCGCTGGCCTATACCGTGCCCGGGCACGTGCAGCTGTCGGTGCCGGCGGGCAGCGGCCTGGCCGGGGCCTACAGCACCTACGGCGGTGCGGCGCTCAGCTTCAGCGGGGGCAGCACCCGCCGGGGCGGCGCGGCGACGGTGGGCGCAGCCGGCAACTTCACCTTCATCTCCAAGGTGGGCGACGGCCAGCCGGCGGTGACTGATCAGCTGCTCTACCGCGTCTCGGACAACCAGGGCTGCAGCGGCACCGACACCACTGCCGACGTGAACGTGGCCGGGCGGGTGTGGTTCGTGAACAACAGCGGCTCCAATGGCGACGGCCGGCAGGGCACCCCCTTCAACACCCTGGCGGCGGCCCAGACGGCCTCGGCGGCGGGGGATCACCTGTACGTGGCGCGCGGCACCGGCACCACAGGCGGGCAGAACAGCGGCCTGACGCTGAAAACAGGCCAGACCTTGATCGGTGAGGGCGCCGCCCTGACCGTGGGCGGCGTCACCTACATCGCGGCTGGGGCACAGAACGCCCAGATCGGCAACAGTGCGGGCGCGGGCCTCACGCTGGCCCAGAACACCGTGGTGCGCGGCCTGAACATCAGCGGCACCAGCAGCGCGGTGACGGGCAGTAATTTTGGCACCCTGGACCTCACTGCTGGCACGGTGGGCGCCAGCGCGGGTCCGGCCCTGAACCTCACGGGCGGCACCCTGAATGCGACCATCACGGCGCTGAATTCCAGCGCCTCGCCGGGCACCGGCAGCCTGCTGACCGGCGTGGGCGGCACCCTGAGCGTCACGGGCAGCGGCGCGGCCGGTTCCGGGGGCACCCTGCAGGGCGCCGCCGGCGAGGGACTGCGGATTGTGCCGCAGAACCAGACCCTGACCGCCACCCTGGAGCGCCTGAACGTGCAGAACAACGGCGCCGAGGGCGTGGAGGTGGTCACCCAGAACACCGAAACCGGGCGCGCCGTGCTGACGGTGCGCAGCAGCACCTTTGCGAACAACGGGCTGGCGGCCGTGCGGGTGGACCACGCTGCCAACAGCGCCTCGCGCACCGTCCTGAGCGGCAACACCGTGAACAACACGACCTCTGCGGCGGGCGGGTTCAGCATCAACACCACGCATACGGGCGCCCAGACCGACGAGTGGCTGCTCAGTGGCAACTCGCTGACCCTGCAGCCCTTGTCCGGCGGCAACTCTATCGGGCTCTCAGGCGTGGTGGCGGGCGCGGGCACACTGCGCGCCAGCGCCGTGAACAACACCGTGAACAACTTCGCCTCTCACGGCCTGCGCTTTGCCGCCCTGAACAACGCCTCGCGCCTGCACGTCACCCTGACGGGCAACCAGACGAGCACGCCGGTTTCCACGGCCCTGGAAGGCGCGCTGCTGCAAAGCGGCGACGGCCCGGCCACCAGCGCGCAGCTGTGCGCCAGCGTGACGGGCAACACCCTGCGCAGCGTGAGCGGCATTGAAGGGCTGTACGTCTGGAAGGTGGGCAGCAATACCCTGCAGCTGCAGGGCTTTGCGGGCGGCAGTGCCCAGAGCTTCCTGGCCAGCGCCAACCCCGCGACCGTGGGCATCTTCGTGGACGGCACGCCCACCGGCGGCACCTGCGAAACGCCGGCGCCCTGA
- a CDS encoding efflux RND transporter permease subunit, which yields MSTHEPADFNAPPGRLPDGTPEPAVHPLVRFSVRNYVFSIGIFVMLVLAGLVATFRLGVELLPNFEVPVLAVSTAYPGANPDQVDREVSRRIEDAVSTLAGVVDINTTSVSNQSAVVITFTDDTNVDSAANSVSQAVAAIRAALPDGSEAPVVQKFDPNDTPILTLALLGGSAPPAQVTALAEDVLVPRLERIDGVADVSLTGGPERQVQVLLDPARLQAYNLTPARVTGAISASALDLPAGAVAQGGTQTQFSTRNTPRSAAEVARIPLDSGLQVGDVARVRDSAAAATSLARVNGQPAVLLSVRKGSGTNSVAVTDRVRAAMQAQPLPRGYRLSLASDTTRETRATVKDTFKEFLIAVAAVGVICLLFLGRLNTVFAVVLAIPISISAAPLLFSLLGFTFNIISLLAIIVAIGIVVDDSIVVAENVQRYRDLGYSPVRSVLLGGSEVFSAVTAASFSLLAVLLPLSFMPGILGQFFSQFGLGIAAAIALSWLESLLFLTVRMAYTQDPEPVTWRDVPAVLGRFPLLLRQSLAGVRTLSGWLGLALAGAALTAAVRGAGLALPVALGLAALLAPLGLAVVRYLLTALYAVLEALTGTLHGVTNRGVQATARAYARSLGGALARPWVVMGVAGLFLLSAGLAMRGVGFAFTPQTDSGSLTVDLDLPTGTDLATTNRLTRQVEENLLARDEVRLVQTSVGSGSLTGGNSPNAASLTVTLIPKSERPGIETLVARYLRDLERVAAAVPGTEVLVASEQGGPGGSADITLALTAPNQALLVQRNREVVRLLSQDPNLRTVESSLSATRQERTFVPDPTRLSGTGLSASDVAQALRTYNDGSVAGRVRDGDRSVDIVVRLDPALISGEQSLLSQTVYSQGLGANLTLGELGAFELAQTPATLSRLNKAYTATLDINLVDGGPNPFAYQQELVGRVQKAGLLSGGVTLGNASAFGSAGLTGDLVFYGPILMLVAILLTYLVLGSQFNSFRYPVYLLLPVPIAIVGALWTLNLFGVNLDVITVLGMVILLGLSTKNSILYLEFVTERVRTLPLREALIEAAELRFRPILMTTLTVLVISVPLILGQGEGAEFRRGLGIVILGGVVTSTLLTFYVVPSVFWQFERRRLGAPTPAPPALSATD from the coding sequence ATGAGCACCCACGAACCCGCCGACTTCAACGCCCCGCCCGGGCGGCTGCCCGACGGCACGCCCGAACCGGCGGTGCATCCCCTCGTGCGCTTCAGCGTGCGCAACTACGTGTTTTCCATCGGGATTTTCGTGATGCTGGTGCTGGCCGGGCTGGTGGCCACCTTCCGGCTGGGCGTGGAACTGCTGCCCAACTTCGAGGTGCCGGTGCTGGCCGTCAGCACCGCCTACCCGGGCGCCAACCCCGATCAGGTGGACCGCGAGGTCAGCCGCCGCATTGAAGACGCCGTGAGCACGCTGGCAGGCGTGGTGGACATCAACACCACCTCGGTCAGCAACCAGTCGGCGGTGGTCATTACCTTTACCGACGACACGAACGTGGACAGCGCCGCCAACAGTGTCTCGCAGGCGGTGGCGGCCATCCGCGCCGCGCTGCCCGACGGCTCGGAAGCCCCGGTGGTGCAGAAGTTCGACCCCAACGACACGCCCATTCTGACGCTGGCCCTGCTGGGCGGCAGCGCGCCCCCCGCGCAGGTGACCGCCCTGGCCGAGGATGTGCTGGTGCCCCGCCTGGAGCGCATTGACGGCGTGGCCGACGTCAGCCTGACGGGCGGCCCGGAGCGGCAGGTGCAAGTTCTCCTGGACCCGGCCCGCTTGCAGGCCTACAACCTCACCCCGGCGCGGGTCACGGGCGCCATCAGTGCCAGTGCGCTGGACCTGCCGGCCGGCGCGGTGGCCCAGGGCGGCACCCAGACGCAGTTTTCCACCCGAAACACCCCGCGCAGCGCGGCCGAGGTGGCGCGCATTCCCCTGGACAGCGGCCTGCAGGTGGGTGACGTGGCCCGGGTGCGTGACTCGGCCGCCGCCGCCACCTCGCTGGCCCGGGTGAACGGCCAGCCGGCGGTGCTGCTGAGCGTGCGCAAGGGCAGCGGCACGAACTCGGTGGCGGTGACCGACCGGGTGCGCGCGGCCATGCAGGCCCAGCCCCTGCCCAGGGGCTACCGCCTGAGCCTGGCCAGCGACACCACCCGCGAAACCCGCGCCACCGTGAAAGACACCTTCAAGGAATTCCTGATTGCTGTGGCGGCGGTGGGCGTGATCTGCCTGCTGTTTCTGGGGCGGCTGAACACCGTGTTTGCGGTGGTGCTGGCCATTCCCATCTCCATCAGCGCGGCGCCGCTGCTCTTCAGCCTGCTGGGCTTTACCTTCAACATCATCTCGCTGCTGGCGATCATCGTGGCCATCGGCATCGTGGTGGACGATTCGATTGTGGTGGCCGAAAACGTACAGCGCTACCGCGACCTGGGCTACAGCCCGGTGCGCAGCGTGCTGCTGGGCGGCTCGGAGGTCTTCTCGGCCGTCACGGCGGCCAGCTTCTCGCTGCTGGCGGTGCTGCTGCCCCTGAGCTTCATGCCGGGCATCCTGGGGCAGTTTTTCAGCCAGTTCGGACTGGGGATTGCGGCGGCCATCGCGCTGTCGTGGCTGGAAAGCCTGCTGTTTCTGACGGTACGCATGGCCTATACCCAGGACCCCGAGCCGGTCACGTGGCGGGACGTGCCGGCCGTGCTGGGCCGCTTTCCGCTGCTGCTGCGCCAGAGTCTGGCGGGCGTGCGCACCCTGAGCGGCTGGCTGGGGCTGGCCCTGGCGGGCGCGGCGCTCACCGCAGCGGTGCGCGGCGCGGGGCTGGCCCTGCCCGTCGCGCTGGGGCTAGCCGCGCTGCTGGCGCCACTGGGCCTGGCGGTGGTCCGCTACCTGCTGACCGCGCTGTACGCCGTGCTTGAAGCGCTGACCGGCACCCTGCACGGGGTGACCAACCGGGGCGTGCAGGCCACGGCGCGCGCCTATGCCCGCAGCCTGGGGGGCGCCCTGGCGCGGCCCTGGGTGGTCATGGGCGTGGCAGGGCTGTTTTTGCTGAGCGCCGGGCTGGCCATGCGCGGGGTGGGCTTCGCCTTTACCCCCCAGACCGACAGCGGCTCGCTGACCGTGGACCTGGACCTGCCCACCGGCACCGATCTGGCCACCACCAACCGCCTGACCCGGCAGGTGGAAGAGAATCTGCTGGCCCGCGATGAAGTGCGTCTGGTGCAGACCAGCGTGGGCTCGGGCAGCCTGACCGGGGGCAACAGCCCCAACGCCGCCAGCCTGACCGTCACCCTGATTCCCAAGAGCGAGCGCCCCGGGATTGAAACCCTGGTGGCGCGCTACCTGCGCGACCTGGAGCGCGTGGCCGCCGCCGTGCCGGGCACCGAGGTGCTGGTGGCCTCAGAGCAGGGCGGGCCCGGGGGCAGCGCCGACATCACCCTGGCGCTCACCGCCCCCAACCAGGCCCTGCTGGTGCAGCGCAACCGCGAGGTCGTGCGCCTGCTCTCGCAGGACCCCAACCTGCGCACGGTGGAAAGCAGCCTCAGCGCCACCCGCCAGGAACGCACCTTCGTGCCGGACCCCACGCGCCTGAGCGGCACCGGCCTGAGCGCCAGCGACGTGGCCCAGGCCCTGCGCACCTACAACGACGGCTCGGTGGCCGGGCGTGTGCGCGACGGCGACCGCAGCGTGGACATCGTGGTGCGGCTGGACCCCGCGCTGATCAGCGGCGAGCAGAGCCTGCTGAGTCAGACGGTGTACTCGCAGGGGCTGGGCGCCAACCTCACCCTGGGCGAACTGGGCGCCTTCGAGCTGGCCCAGACGCCCGCCACCCTCAGCCGCCTGAACAAGGCCTACACCGCCACCCTGGACATCAACCTCGTGGACGGCGGCCCCAATCCCTTCGCCTACCAGCAGGAACTGGTGGGCCGCGTGCAAAAGGCCGGGCTGCTCTCGGGCGGCGTGACCCTGGGCAACGCCAGCGCGTTTGGCAGCGCGGGCCTGACCGGGGACCTTGTGTTCTACGGCCCCATTCTGATGCTGGTGGCCATCCTGCTCACCTACCTCGTGCTGGGCAGCCAGTTCAACTCCTTCCGGTATCCGGTGTACCTGCTGCTGCCGGTGCCCATTGCCATCGTGGGGGCGCTGTGGACGCTGAACCTCTTTGGCGTGAACCTGGACGTGATCACGGTGCTGGGCATGGTGATCCTGCTGGGGCTGTCCACCAAGAATTCCATTCTGTACCTGGAATTCGTGACCGAGCGGGTGCGCACCCTGCCGCTGCGCGAGGCGCTGATTGAAGCGGCCGAGCTGCGGTTCCGGCCCATCCTGATGACCACCCTGACCGTGCTGGTGATCAGCGTGCCGCTGATTCTGGGCCAGGGCGAGGGCGCCGAATTCCGCCGGGGCCTGGGCATCGTGATTCTGGGGGGCGTGGTGACCTCTACCCTGCTCACCTTCTACGTGGTCCCCAGTGTGTTCTGGCAGTTCGAGCGCCGCCGTCTGGGTGCCCCCACCCCGGCGCCCCCTGCCCTGAGCGCCACCGACTGA